In one Drosophila pseudoobscura strain MV-25-SWS-2005 chromosome X, UCI_Dpse_MV25, whole genome shotgun sequence genomic region, the following are encoded:
- the LOC4815278 gene encoding WD repeat-containing protein 18, protein MGDAVEALFVSACSEENTTCSVQDLRTGTDLMKYKGGGNAQHHSLAMIGLNYVLAANTIKPLLHVWPINKQEQMSSLRFVLPGKANAMALTPDGAYLVVGIQESIYIWHMSTGRMLNTLSKHYQAITCLRFTDNGERFVSAGKDGAVLVWDLTFSVAPLDNGSQEGSEPLYSFNDHGLAVTDLHTGIGGIRSYLYTVSLDRCCKVYDLNGGIMLLSIVFPIALHSVVVNRMETSIYVGSAEGKSFVFHNWRAPRMKEYHLEEDDAQAFIGHTVGKPITSLALTMNAQLLVSGGEDKQVCVWDVASRQLMKSIPQNGVITNLRIRLLSPAIFQPQHKQPQLFANSLKRMITPPDVNDYIELLVTNEYPKARAKPKLNFDNCNLGPEDQKILQKMQHVNLGADDVDDDDDIEFDEEALKSTRQSSKVKDEDVALAVEEDFHKAHSNDPAVQKLIAENRRLKKKNEEVLQTMAKYLVDHSESGKGPPQRNRKKARKN, encoded by the exons ATGGGAGATGCTGTGGAAGCTTTATTCGTCAGCGCCTGCAGCGAGGAAAACACAACATGCAGCGTCCAGGATCTGCGCACCGGCACCGACCTAATGAAGTACAAGGGCGGCGGGAATGCCCAACACCACAGTCTGGCTATGATTGGGCTGAATTATGTTCTGGCAGCCAACACAATTAAGCCTTTGCTCCACGTCTGGCCTATCAATAAGCAGGAGCAGATGTCGAGCCTGCGATTTGTGTTGCCAGGCAAGGCCAATGCTATGGCCCTCACTCCAGATGGCGCGTACCTGGTAGTTGGAATACAGGAGAGCATTTATATCTGGCACATGAGCACTGGCCGCATGCTGAACACCCTCTCGAAACACTACCAGGCCATAACCTGTCTGCGCTTCACTGACAATGGCGAGCGCTTTGTCAGCGCCGGGAAAGATGGGGCCGTTCTGGTCTGGGACCTCACCTTCTCTGTTGCCCCGCTAGACAACGGCAGCCAGGAGGGCAGTGAGCCTCTGTACAGCTTTAACGATCATGGCCTGGCTGTGACGGATCTGCACACTGGAATTGGTGGCATTCGCTCCTACTTATACACAGTGTCCCTAGACCGCTGCTGCAAAGTATATGATCTAAACGGTGGCATCATGCTCCTCAGCATTGTGTTCCCAATAGCACTGCACAGCGTGGTTGTCAATAGGATGGAGACCAGCATTTATGTTGGCTCCGCCGAAGGCAAGTCGTTTGTGTTTCACAATTGGAGAGCGCCACGGATGAAG GAATACCATCTGGAGGAGGACGATGCTCAGGCCTTTATCGGCCATACGGTTGGAAAACCCATAACCTCCTTGGCTCTGACAATGAATGCCCAACTGTTGGTCTCTGGCGGTGAGGATAAGCAAGTCTGCGTTTGGGATGTTGCGAGTCGGCAGCTCATGAAGAGTATTCCCCAGAACGGCGTGATCACTAATCTGAGAATCCGTCTTCTCAGTCCCGCCATTTTCCAGCCACAACACAAGCAACCACAATTATTCGCAAACAGTCTCAAGCGGATGATCACGCCTCCGGATGTTAATGATTATATTGAGTTGCTCGTCACCAACGAGTACCCCAAAGCACGTGCCAAACCAAAGCTAAATTTTGACAACTGTAACTTGGGTCCGGAGGatcaaaaaatattacaaaaaatgcAGCACGTAAATCTGGGCGCCGATGACgttgacgatgacgatgatatTGAATTTGACGAGGAGGCGTTGAAGTCAACTCGGCAATCTTCCAAAGTTAAAGATGAAGATGTGGCTTTAGCGGTCGAGGAAGACTTTCATAAGGCCCATTCCAATGACCCTGCAGTACAGAAACTTATCGCCGAAAACCGACGActcaaaaagaaaaacgaggaAGTGCTTCAAACCATGGCGAAGTATTTGGTAGACCATTCGGAAAGCGGCAAGGGTCCTCCACAGAGAAATCGCAAGAAAGCTCGTAAGAACTAG
- the LOC4814980 gene encoding UPF0184 protein CG14818: MSPKNNHDPTSSSDPGKANVPEADLQEMEDVNQSLDALSCALDAVEQRTDDIMSQLRELLSSNREIRRQLAEQKEKSGDQETADDDMNGQPNNDNVSK; this comes from the exons ATGTCGCCCAAGAACAACCACGATCCCACCTCGTCCAGCGACCCGGGAAAAGCAAATGTGCCGGAGGCAGATCTACAAG AAATGGAAGATGTTAACCAGAGCCTGGACGCCCTCAGCTGCGCCTTGGACGCCGTTGAACAGCGCACCGATGACATCATGTCGCAGCTACGGGAGCTGCTAAGCTCCAATAGGGAGATCCGTCGCCAGCTCGCGGAGCAGAAGGAAAAATCTGGCGATCAGGAGACTGCCGATGATGACATGAATGGACAGCCGAATAATGATAATGTATCGAAGTAA